From Salvelinus namaycush isolate Seneca chromosome 27, SaNama_1.0, whole genome shotgun sequence, the proteins below share one genomic window:
- the LOC120022325 gene encoding alpha-2,8-sialyltransferase 8F-like yields the protein MRYLILFILVCSGTLLSITLMDYYQHQRDGFLNSVQKRLQCRRLREKLVTMTTMKKVDIALFSQEVRGLMNCPWRLNLTHRELHRTELWSCCNASDRLMVTRQNTNQNQSLTYDAEKWRKRKVDQALWDMLPQTVPWSKGSLSRCAVVGSGGILQNSSCGAEIDNADYVIRFNLAPINKSYDVGVKTDLITANPSQINKRYSDLQRNPGPLVEVMSVYGHAHLLLHAFSFGFGTSPCFKVYHALRKARTQQKVVFFHPDYLLKLDKFWRRRGQRAPRLSTGMMLASTALEICEQVHLYGFWPFPLDLSKNTLPHHYYDNVGPSHFMHAMPEEFLLLLQLHSQGALQLHVGPCTP from the exons ATGCGTTACCTGATTCTATTCATTCTGGTCTGCTCTGGAACTCTCCTGTCCATTACGCTCATGGACTACTACCAACACCAAAG AGATGGGTTTTTGAACTCTGTCCAGAAGAGGTTGCAGTGCAGAAGACTGCGAGAGAAACTGGTGACCATGACTACTATGAAAAA agtggaCATTGCCCTGTTCTCTCAGGAGGTGAGAGGGCTAATGAACTGTCCCTGGAGACTCAACCTCACACACAGAGAACtacacag GACAGAGTTGTGGTCATGCTGTAacgcttctgataggctgatgGTGACCAGACAGAACACCAATCAGAACCAGAGTCTGACTTACGATGCAGAGAAGTGGAGGAAGAGAAAGGTGGACCAAGCACTATGGGACATGCTGCCTCAG ACCGTACCCTGGAGTAAAGGTTCGTTGAGTCGTTGTGCCGTGGTGGGAAGTGGAGGAATCCTGCAGAACAGCAGCTGTGGAGCGGAAATAGACAATGCTGACTATGTCATCAG GTTTAACCTGGCTCCTATCAACAAGAGTTATGACGTGGGAGTGAAGACGGACCTCATAACAGCCAACCCTTCCCAGATCAATAAAAG ATACTCTGACCTCCAGCGGAACCCTGGACCCCTGGTGGAAGTCATGTCAGTCTATGGCCACGCCCATCTGCTTCTCCACGCCTTCTCTTTTGGTTTTGGGACCTCCCCCTGCTTCAAG GTGTACCACGCCCTCCGTAAGGCCCGCACCCAACAGAAAGTGGTGTTCTTTCACCCAGACTACCTGCTTAAACTGGACAAGTTCTGGCGTCGCCGCGGGCAACGAGCCCCACGGCTCTCTACTGGTATGATGCTGGCCAGCACTGCTCTGGAGATCTGTGaacag GTTCATCTGTACGGCTTCTGGCCCTTCCCTCTGGATCTATCCAAAAATACTTTGCCACATCATTACTATGACAACGTTGGTCCAAGTCACTTCATGCACGCCATGCCTGAAGAGTTCCTGCTGTTACTACAACTCCACAGCCAGGGGGCGCTACAGCTACATGTTGGACCCTGTACACCCTAA